The nucleotide sequence CCCAACGCGACTGTGCTGAGGGGGTTGGGCTGGGACATCGATTCGCCGTACTCCAGCAATCGGGGCGAGCTGCTGCCCGTCGGCGGGTTCGGGCACACCGGTTGGACGGGAACGTCGCTGTGGGTCGATCCGCTGACGCGCACCTACATCGTGATCCTGAGCAACGCGACCCACCCCAGCGGCATGCCTTCACGGGAGATCGTTTCGCTGCGGTCGCGAATCGCGAGCGCGGTCGCGGCGGCGCTGGATCTGAAAGTCACTGGGGCAGACGAGATGAGAATGGCGAACATCACCGGCTACAACGAGGCGATGGCCGGTGGGCGAAGGCTGTCGGCGCGGAATGGCACAGTAAGAACGGGCATCGACGTGCTCGAAGAGAATGATTTTGGTTTGCTGCGCGCGGGACGTGCGACGACCCGAGTCGGGCTGCTGACCAACCAGACAGGCATGGATTCGGCTGGGCGGCGCACCATCGATGTGCTGGCGAATGCCCCCGGGATAAAGCTCGCCGCCATCTTCAGTCCCGAGCACGGTCTGGTGGGAGCGGAAGATCGAGAAAATCTTCCCGACACCGTCGATGCAGCGACCGGGATCGCCGTCCACAGCCTTTATCGCGCCGGCCAGCGGGGACGTCTCCCGGTCGAACTGCTCGATGGGGTGGACACGCTGGTGGTCGACCTGCAGGATGCGGGCGTGCGTTTCTTCAGCTATGAGGTGATGCTGGGATACATCCTGGAATCAGCGGCGCAGGCGGGCAAGACGGTGCTGGTGCTGGATCGTCCCAATCCGGTGACCGGCTCGTTCGTGCAGGGGCCAATGTGGGTGGGCGGTCCGAGGTCGCTGGTCACCTATCATCCGCTGCCGGTGCGCCACGGCATGACCATGGGCGAGCTGGCGAAGCTGTTCAACGCCGAGCGGCACATCGGGGCGAAGCTCACCGTCGTTCCCATGCAGGGATGGTTCCGGGGTGACTGGTACGACTCGACGGGGCTGGTCTGGATCGACCCATCGCCGAATCTGCGCAGCGTGACCGAGGCCACTCTGTATCCTGGCGTGGCGCTGGTAGAGGGCACGAACGTCTCCGTCGGACGGGGAACCGATACTCCCTTTGAAGTCGTGGGTGCGCCCTGGATCAACGGGCGCGAACTCGCCCAGTTTCTGAACGCGCGCCAGATCTCCGGCGTGCGCTTTGTCCCGATCGCATTCACCCCCAAGGACAGCAAGTACGCCGGGCAGCTCTGCCGGGGCGTGAACCTGATCGTCACCGGGCGCAACACGCTGGACTCACCCGAACTGGGCGTCGAGCTGGCATCGGCGCTGCTGAAGCTCTACCTGAAGGATTACAAGGTCGAGAAGATGATCGACATCCTGGCCAACCGGACGGTGTTCGATGCGATCGTGGCCGGCGCCGATCCCCGCCGCATCGCCGAGGACTGGCGCGACGACCTGGAGCGCTTCGAGCCGATCCGAAAGAAGTATCTGCTCTATCCTTGACCCAATCACCTTCGGGCTTTCGGCGTTCTTGGTGCACACAACCTTTGCATTGAAACTGGATTCATATACCGTTACAGACTTCAGGAGGCCCTATGCGTCTCGCAGCCCTATTGCTGTTCTCCGCCGCGCTGGTATTCGCCCAGGAAACGGCCTCTCCCGCCGAGCAGAGCGACGCCGATCCCGGGACCGTCGTTGTCCCCGCCGGCACCAAGCTGCCGGTCGTGCTCAAGCACGGGATCAACACCAAGACAGCGCGGTCGGGCGACCCAATCTACTGCGAGACCAACTTCCCCGTGGTAGCGAACAACCGCATCCTGATCCCGGCGGGGACCTATGTGCAGGGGAGCATCAGCAACATCAAGCGACCGGGCCGGGTGAAGGGCCGGGCCGAGGTCCTGATGCACTTCGACACCCTCATCTTCCCCAACGGCTACACGGTCGCAATCCCGGGCGCGGTGGATAACCTGCCCGGCGCCGACACCCAGCAACTGAAGGACAAGGAAGGCACGATCCAGGCGGATAGCAGCAAGGGCAAGGACGCGGCCACGATCGCGGGCACCGGCGCGACGGGCGCGGTCATCGGTTCGGTGGCGGCAGGTGGCAAGGGAGCGGGAATCGGTGCGGCGGCCGGCGGGCTGGCCGGCCTCGCCATCACCATGCTGACCCGCGGCAACGAGGTGAGGCTGGACCCGGGTACGACCGTGGAGATGGTCCTGCAACGGCCGCTGGTGCTGGAGGAAGAGCGCCTGGCGGCGTTGCCCGACCCACTGGTCCCGGCTGGGCGGCAGAACCGGCCTATGGAGCGGCCCAAACCCACGACTCCACCGAGGACGAAATAAGGCCCGAATTCTGCCGTCCGCTGCTCCAGCGCGCCATTTGGCGGCAGGCGAGCCCGTGTCAACTCCATCCTTTGCTACCATCGAGACATGGCTGTACGCACCATCTTCTCGATGGCCGAGGACTGCGCCCGCGACGAACGGCAGGGCTGGTACGAGTTCGTCCGCGACTATGCCGCCATCGCCCGCTTCCTGCTCCAGCACTATTTTCCGACGCTCGCCCCAGAGCTCGACGCACACCTGCCCGCAGTCTTCAGCCGCGCCCGCGCCAACGGCTCCGCATGGTTCTCCAGCTTCCACTTCAGCAACGAGCGCGAGTTCCTGATGGCGTTCCGCAGCCTGGTGTTCGCCAGCGGGCGGGAGCAGGAGCACGTCCCCGCGCCGCAGATCTCCCTGGAGCAGGTCTCGGAGATCATGAAGGACCTGCCGGTGGTCGAGTGCGAGATGATCTGGCTGTTCATCAAGGGTTATGAGGCAGAGAAGATAGGGCCCATCGTCAGCAACCTGGAGGGCACAGCCACGGCGGTCAAGAAGGTTGCGGACGAACGGCTGGCGGCGGTCATCCCGGGATCCACGCCGGATGCCTTCGTTCTTTCGGCGCGCGTGCTGATCGAGGCGGCGGAGAAGAAGAGCACGGACAAATGTCTCTCGCTCAAGACGTTCAACAACATCATCAACGGTCAGGTCAGTTGGCGGGAACGCGACCTCGCTGAGGAACACATCAAGGGCTGCTTGTACTGCATCGACCGGTACACGTCCTTCTGCGAGATGATCCGCATCCGCAAGGACACGCAGCCACTGCCTGAAGCCGAGATCGAGCGCGTCGTGCAAGCCATGGGAGCACCTGGGAAAAAGGCCAGGAGCCTGCTCGCGAAATTGTTTTCGTAAAACCAGCCGCCTAGGGATCCTCACAGAACGACACGGACGCAAAGAGAATCCGTGAAAATCCGCGCCTGGCGTTGGCCGGAAACCTCGGGTCAGTGCGTCGGTACGGTCAGCGGCCGATCGAGCCTGAGCTCGAGCTGCTGTCCTTTCTCCAAGGTTATATTGCGGTCGGTGAGAATGGCCGCACCGAAGCCGGCCCCCGCGCCAGCGGCCGCGCCGATAGCGGCTCCCTTGCCACCACCGCCTGCGGCGCCCGCCGCAGTACCCGCTACGGCACCGACGGCAGCAGCCTCGGCGGCGCGCCGTTTGTCGATACCGCGCTTGTTGATCTCCCCCTCGGGGCCGGTCTCCTGCTTCACCCCGTGCTCTCCGGGAACGCCAGTGACCGTGGCCGCGATGGGCATGGAGCCATGATTGGTCTCGATCTCGTTGAAGCTCAGGAGCAGCTGCGCGCGTAGGCCACGGTCCACGCTGCTGACATGGCCCTTCAGAGTCTTCCCGCGGGGGATGGTCTGGCCGTCGGGAGCCACCAGGTCCTCCATCAACTCGGCCTTGAACTTCTTGCCAGGCTGGATCTTATCGGTGTCCAGCTTGTCCTTCAGGCGGACCACGAAACGCGTCCCTTCGGGGATGGCGCTATCGCTGGCGACGGGATAGTTCGAAGGATAGGTTTGCGCCGCCGCCAACCCGCTCAACAGCAGGGCGCACAATCCCATCCATACTCCTGATGGTCTCCGCATAGGGTCCTCACTCTTGTGATGCATCAGCTAGTTGGATGAGCAGAGTCGAGGAAGGGCTGTATGGGCCAGGATAGGAAATCGAAACATCGCAAGGGAAATGCAAGGACATGGCCGGGCACGGCAGTCCATGGCCCTGCGAATACGCCCAGGTACTTTCAAAAATGAAGAAACTCTGCAACCTTGGTGGTGCAGGCGGCGTCAGATACAAGTATGACGTTCGCTCCTCCCCCACTCGGAGGACAGATGAAGAAGTGGTACATGCCCCTGGCACTGCTGGGCGTCGGCAGCCTGGGCGCGTTGCTGATCAGCGAGCGCGGCCGCCAGGCCCTGCGCTGGGTGGCGGAGAACTTTGAGCGCCACCACGGAACCTTCCAGGAGTGGAATGACGCGGCGCAGCGCGAACTGGATCGCCTCGAGGAAGCGCTGAACCGGGTCGCCGACTCCATCGAGGGCATCGAAGGAACACGGTAAGTCCCACGGTCCCGGGCGCCTCAGCCGGCGACCTGGTTGATCGTGCCCGCCATCTTGACGTCACGCTGCGTGACCCCGCCGGAATCGTGTGAGATCAGCGCCAGCTTCACCTTGTTGTAATTGATGGTGATGTCGGGGTGATGCTGCGCCGCTTCCGCGGCGTCGGCGATCCTGTTCACGAACTTCATCGCGGCGACAAAATCCGGGAATTCGAAGACGCGTTCGATCTGCTTGCCGTTCTGTTTCCAGCCGGGCAGGGAATTCAGGGCGTTGCGGACTTCGGCATCGGACAGAGTGGTTCCCATCTCACCCTCCAAAGGGGACACGTTAGCAAATCGCGGGAATGCAGGCCAGCGGCCCCGGGCTAGACGGTCGCTTTCTGAGCGTAGGCGAAGCGGATGATTTGGGAGTTGATCTCCTTGCGGAGGTCATCCCAGATGCTCTCCGGCATGGAGAGGAAAACCTTCACCACCTCGGGATCGAACTGGCGTCCCCCCCACTTCCTGATCTCCTCCCGCGCAGCCGTGAAGGGCTGTGCGGCGCGGTAGGGACGGTCGGAGGTGATGGCGTCCAGGGTATCGGCGATGGAGAAGATGCGTGCCCCCATTGGTATCTCATTGCCCTTCAACTGCCGGGGGTAGCCGGTGCCGTCGTACTTCTCCTGGTGCGAGTAAACGATCTCCGCGGCCTCGGTAAGGAAGGGGATCTTCTTCAGCATCTGGTAGCCGCGGTGAGCGTGCTCCTGCATGATGAGCACTTCCTCGGCATCGAGCTTGCCTGGCTTGCGCAGGATGGCGTCGGGAATGGCCATCTTGCCGATGTCGTGCAGGAAGGCGCCGCGGGCGATCACCTTGATGCGCTCCTGGGGGAGGCCCATGGCGCGCGCCATGGCGATGGTGAACGCGGTCACGCGTTTGGAGTGGCCTTCGGTCTCGGCGTCCTTCAGGTCGAGCGCGTCGCCCAGGGCTTCCAACGTGATGTCGTAGGAGCGTTCCAGATCGCCCATGGCCTGGCGCAACTGCTCGGTGCGGGCGGTCACCAGCGATTCCAGGTTGGACTGGTAGGCGCGATTCTCCAGCTTCAGGCGGCGGTTCTCCAGCGCCCGGCGCACGGTCGCCATCAGTTGTTCCCGCTCGAAAGGCTTAAGGAGGTAATCGTAGGCGCCGTTTCGGATGGCGGCCAGCGCAACGGAGATGTCGTGCACGGCGGTGACCATCACCACCGGCATATCGGGAAACCTTTCCTTGGAGCGCTCCAGCAGTCCGATGCCGTCCAGTTCCGCCATCATCAGGTCGGACAACATCAGCTCGAACTCGCCCTGGGCCTCCAGCACGGAGAGCGCCTCGATCCCGGATGACGCCTGCGTACAGTGGTACCCGGCGGCGTTCAGCATCGAAGAAACGATCTCCCGGATCGCGTCTTCGTCATCCACCACGAGGATATGGTCACCGTTCATCTAGGCGCGTATTGTACACGGATTTCGCGGTTCACCATCCGGGAGCCCACACGGAAGTAACAGGACTATAAGGGCTTTCCGTGATATACATCGGCTGACCTCATGTTCCTGGGCTGTTTCACCGCACCGCAGTTGGCTTCCTCTTTCCAGGCTGAGGAGTTTCTTGCCCAGGCGTCGGCAGTATTGCTACTGCTGGGCGGCGCGGTGCTGATCTACCGTTCCTTCCGCGGTCGCTACCTGCTGACCTGGATCCTGGGCTGGCTCGCCTACTTGGTGCACAAGTTTGCTGCCGCGGAAGCCGTCGGCAACCCCGGATTCCATGCGCTCTCTGCCGCCATGTATGTGGTGGCGATCACGCTGTTTGCGTTTTCCGTCTTCTATTACACCGACCGGCGTTCGCCCCTGCTCCGACTGGGCGCGTTTTCCACGTTGACGCTCGGAGCGTCGGTGGTATGGGCGTTGTGGTTCCCGGGATCCGAATACCTGCGTATCGCCCTGGTGCTCATGTACGCAGCGATCCGGGCTGCGGGCGCAATCCAATTGGCGTTGTTCTCCCGTGGGCGACGGGCGGTAGGACCGCTTCTTCTGGTGTTCAGCCTCCTGTTCCTGCACATGCACGAGCCGGGCGCCAGCGACATGGTCGCGGGATTCGACGTGGCGCTCGAACTCTTGCTCGGCATCGGCATGGTGGTCATGGTGCTCGACGACTCTCACGAGCGCGCCCGGCGGTTGCGAGTGCTGAGCGCGGTGACCACGGCGATCGCCGAAGCCCAGGATTTCATGCCCATCGTGCACACGGCACTGAAGGAGCTGAAAGGCCTGATGACCGCGCGCGCGTCATGGTTCCGGATGCTCGACTCGGACCAACTCGTGTTGGTCGACTCCCTCGGACTGAGCGACGAGTACATCTGCACCCGGCGCAGCATCCCGGTGGGGGAGAGCTTCAGCGGGCGGACCATCCAGAGCGGCAGCCCGGCTATGGTGCGTACGGGGGAGGTAGATCCCGAAACGCGCGAGCGGCTGCGGGCTGAAGGTTTCAATCACTTGCTGATGATCCCCGTCCAGGGGAAAAAGACGGTGATCGGCATTTTGAACCTCGGCATCGCGTGGTACCGCACCTACCGGGCCGACGAACTTGAATTTTTCGCTGCCATCGCCAACCAACTGGGCATCGCGGTCGAGAACCACCGGCTGTTCAGCCAGATCCTCCAATCGCAGAAGCAATGGGTCAGCACCTTCGATTCCATCCAGGATTCCGTGCTGGTGCACGACGAGAGGTTCCGCATCATCAAGGCCAACCGGGCGCTCCTGGATCGCCTGGACCTGCGGCAAAGCGCCATCATGCAGGGGACATGTGACGGACTGCTGCCCGGGGTGGGGCGCAGCTGGCAGGCATGGCAGGGATGTCCGTATTGCTGGCGCGCGTCGGAGTTTGAGACCGGTCCGGACCCGTGTTTTGGCGGGTTTTCTCAAGTCTCGACCTCCTCCTATAACGAGCAGGAATCGCGCCACGTGGGCACGGTGCACATCATCAAGGACGTCACGGAGCACCGGGCCATCGCCGAACGCTACCGCATGCTCTTCGAGCAGGTACAGGAAGGTGTGTTCATCTCGGCGCCAGATGGGCGGTTGCTCGACTGTAATGACGCCTTCGTCCGTATGCTGGGCTACGGCAGCAAGGAAGAACTTCTCAAGCTGGATATCCCCACCCAGCTTTATGCCGACCCGAAGGTGCGGTCGGCGCTGCTGGGTGAGATCGACGAGAAAGGGTACCTGCGCAGCTTTGAGATCACGCTGCGGCGCAAGGACGGCACCAGCGTCCCCGTGCTGGAGACCAGCTTCGCCCGCCGCGATGAGTCGGGGGCGGTGCTGACCTACCAGGGCTTCCTGCTCGACATGACGGAGAAGAAGCGGGCCGAGGACGAGATTCGGCGGCGCAACCGCGAGTTGTATGCGTTGAACACCATCGCGGTCGCGGCCACGCAGTCGTTCGACCTGGACGAGATCCTGAGGGTGGCGCTCGAGCAGGTGGTGGACCTGTTTGCGGCGGATACAGGCGCAATCTACCTCGCGGAGGAAGACGGAAGAACGCTGCGACGGCGGGTCGCCTCCGGGCAGCACAGTGCGCTGGCGGCCGAGCTGAAGGAGGTGGAGATCCCCGAGGAGTTCTTGAACGCAGTGCGGCAGGCCCGCGTGGAGGTGATCACGCAGCAGCATCTGCCGAACCTGCCGCCCACGGTGGCCGAGTACGTGCGCGCCGAGGGCCTGCAATCGTGGATCTGGGCGCTTCTCTGGACGAAAGACAAGGTGGTGGGGCTGCTGGGCATCGCCAGCCGGGCGCCCCGCGAATTCACCCCCGCCGACGAAAGCCTGCTGGTCGCCATCGGCCGCCAGCTTGCCACCACCATCCAAAAGGTGCACCTGTACGAAGAGACCCGCCGCGCCTACGAGGAGCTGACGCGCACGCAGGAACAGCTCCTCCAGAGCGAGAAGATGTCGGCCATCGGCCAGCTCATCTCCGGGGTCGCTCACGAATTGAACAACCCGCTGACCGCCATCCTGGGCTACGCGCAGTTGCTGGAGAACGAAGACATCCCGCTGCGCGCCCAGGATTTCGTGCAGAAGCTCTACAAGCAGGCCCAGCGCACGCACAAGATCGTTCAGAACCTGCTTTCATTCTCCCGTCAGCGCAAACCGCAACGGCAGCAGGTAGACCTCCGCCGCGTGCTGGAAGACACGCTCGCCCTCCGCGATTACGACATGAAGCTGAGCAACATCGTCGTGGGACGGGACTTCCAGCCGAACCTGCCGGACGTGCTGGGAGACGAGCACCAGTTGGAGCAGGTGTTTCTCAACATCATCAACAACGCCGCCGACGCCATGCTGGAAACGACCCGCGGGGGCACCTTCGGCGTGCGCATCTGCGCCGGCGAGGGCGAAGTCTGCGCCGAGTTCCACGACAGTGGCCCGGGCATCAAGGACGTGAAGCGCATCTTCGATCCCTTTTACACGACCAAGAGCGTGGGCAAGGGAACCGGACTGGGCCTGAGCATCTGCTACGGCATCCTGAAAGAGCACGGTGGGAGTATCCGCGCCTTCAATCACCCGGACGGCGGCGCGGTGTTCCAGGTGCGCTTGCCCGCCGTTCCGATGCCGGCAGCCCACGAGCCGCCGTTGCAGGTGGTACGGCACGATGGCCCGCTGCACGGGCGCGTGCTGCTGGTAGACGACGAGGAATCGGTGTTGGAATTCGAGCGCGAAGTGCTGCGCAGCGCCGGCGCCGAAGTGTTCGCCTTCGGCGACGCAGAGGATGCCATCAGCCGACTGCGCAACGAGAATTTCGACGCCGTCATCGTGGATGGCAAAATGCCCGGCGCCTGGAGTGGAATGGAGATCTATCACTGGATCCGCTCCAACCGTCCAGGAATGGAGAGGAACGTCATCTTCGCGGTCTCCAACGTGAATGATCCCGCGATGTGTAAATTTATCGAGGAAACCGGCGTCCCCTGCCTGACCAAACCATTCGACGTTTCCGACCTGGTCTCGGTGACGCGGAGGCTGTTACAGAAGGCGCGGGCCAAGGCGACGGTGTGAACTCACGGCAGCCCCTGTCCGAATCTCAACGAGGCTTTTTTGCTGGGGGAACAGATCCTTTTTTCGCGGGGTACGTCCAAGCCAATAACAGATTCCATCATCCCCAAGCGAGTGGGCGCCGTGAACTTTCGGCGCCCATGCCCTCCTCCCGCCGCTCTGGTTTGGGAGTAAAATTCATCCCGGTGCAGTACCTATGAAGTCATCCCGCGAGCAGGGGCACGAAGCGCGCTGGTGGGAGACGATGCCCGACGGCCGTCTCCACTGCTACCTTTGCCCCCGCCACTGCCACATCGGTGAAGGCCAGACCGGATTCTGCTTCATCCGCAAGAACGAGGCCGGACGCCTGCTCCAGCTCGGCTATGGGCGGCCGGCGGCTATCCAGGTCGATCCGGTGGAAAAGAAGCCGCTGAATCACTTCTTCCCCGGCACCAGGATCTTTTCCATGGGCACGGCTGGCTGCAACATGGGCTGCTTCTTCTGCCAGAACTGGGACATCTCGAAAGCCAAGTCCGACCAGGTGAACGCCGCCGACCTGTCGCCCGACGCGGTCGTCGCTCTGGCTGAGCAGTACGACTGCCCGCACCTGGCCTTCACCTACAACGAGCCGACCATCTGGGGCGAGTACGTCATCGACATCGCAAAGGTCGCCCACGAACATGGGCTCAACACGGTGATGGTCACCAATGGCTACATCACCCGCGAGGCCTTCTTCGATGTGTACGAGCATATCGACGCCGCCAACGTGGATCTGAAGGCCTTCACCGAAACCTTTTACTCCAAGATCACGCTGACCCACCTGGAGCCGGTGTTGCAGACGCTCAAGTGGCTGCGGCAGGAGACCAACGTCTGGTTCGAGGTCACGAACCTGATCATCCCCACGCTCAACGATGACGAGAGTGAGTTCCAGAAGCTCTGCGACTGGATGCTGAACAACGTGGGCGACGACGTCCCGGTGC is from Terriglobia bacterium and encodes:
- a CDS encoding GAF domain-containing protein: MFLGCFTAPQLASSFQAEEFLAQASAVLLLLGGAVLIYRSFRGRYLLTWILGWLAYLVHKFAAAEAVGNPGFHALSAAMYVVAITLFAFSVFYYTDRRSPLLRLGAFSTLTLGASVVWALWFPGSEYLRIALVLMYAAIRAAGAIQLALFSRGRRAVGPLLLVFSLLFLHMHEPGASDMVAGFDVALELLLGIGMVVMVLDDSHERARRLRVLSAVTTAIAEAQDFMPIVHTALKELKGLMTARASWFRMLDSDQLVLVDSLGLSDEYICTRRSIPVGESFSGRTIQSGSPAMVRTGEVDPETRERLRAEGFNHLLMIPVQGKKTVIGILNLGIAWYRTYRADELEFFAAIANQLGIAVENHRLFSQILQSQKQWVSTFDSIQDSVLVHDERFRIIKANRALLDRLDLRQSAIMQGTCDGLLPGVGRSWQAWQGCPYCWRASEFETGPDPCFGGFSQVSTSSYNEQESRHVGTVHIIKDVTEHRAIAERYRMLFEQVQEGVFISAPDGRLLDCNDAFVRMLGYGSKEELLKLDIPTQLYADPKVRSALLGEIDEKGYLRSFEITLRRKDGTSVPVLETSFARRDESGAVLTYQGFLLDMTEKKRAEDEIRRRNRELYALNTIAVAATQSFDLDEILRVALEQVVDLFAADTGAIYLAEEDGRTLRRRVASGQHSALAAELKEVEIPEEFLNAVRQARVEVITQQHLPNLPPTVAEYVRAEGLQSWIWALLWTKDKVVGLLGIASRAPREFTPADESLLVAIGRQLATTIQKVHLYEETRRAYEELTRTQEQLLQSEKMSAIGQLISGVAHELNNPLTAILGYAQLLENEDIPLRAQDFVQKLYKQAQRTHKIVQNLLSFSRQRKPQRQQVDLRRVLEDTLALRDYDMKLSNIVVGRDFQPNLPDVLGDEHQLEQVFLNIINNAADAMLETTRGGTFGVRICAGEGEVCAEFHDSGPGIKDVKRIFDPFYTTKSVGKGTGLGLSICYGILKEHGGSIRAFNHPDGGAVFQVRLPAVPMPAAHEPPLQVVRHDGPLHGRVLLVDDEESVLEFEREVLRSAGAEVFAFGDAEDAISRLRNENFDAVIVDGKMPGAWSGMEIYHWIRSNRPGMERNVIFAVSNVNDPAMCKFIEETGVPCLTKPFDVSDLVSVTRRLLQKARAKATV
- a CDS encoding DUF1343 domain-containing protein; translation: MPAAVPALAAENAQRFASVDAIVEKAIAEGQIPGAVVVIGHGGEVVYRKAFGHRKVTPRREPMTLDTIFDIASLTKTFTAVCVMRMVELGQVRLNDPVAKYIPEFAANGKQDITVRQLLTHFSGLPPDLDLKTPWQGKNEALRRAFDIQPEHPPGARFVYSDINGIVLGALVERVSGMALDKYFDLQVAQPLGLTSTRFLPPATWVPRIAPADYAERVLGEGTRILHLRGTVNDPTARRMGGVSGHAGMYSTADDLSKYAQWWLDRNKLLAPATMEKMTTPQQPPNATVLRGLGWDIDSPYSSNRGELLPVGGFGHTGWTGTSLWVDPLTRTYIVILSNATHPSGMPSREIVSLRSRIASAVAAALDLKVTGADEMRMANITGYNEAMAGGRRLSARNGTVRTGIDVLEENDFGLLRAGRATTRVGLLTNQTGMDSAGRRTIDVLANAPGIKLAAIFSPEHGLVGAEDRENLPDTVDAATGIAVHSLYRAGQRGRLPVELLDGVDTLVVDLQDAGVRFFSYEVMLGYILESAAQAGKTVLVLDRPNPVTGSFVQGPMWVGGPRSLVTYHPLPVRHGMTMGELAKLFNAERHIGAKLTVVPMQGWFRGDWYDSTGLVWIDPSPNLRSVTEATLYPGVALVEGTNVSVGRGTDTPFEVVGAPWINGRELAQFLNARQISGVRFVPIAFTPKDSKYAGQLCRGVNLIVTGRNTLDSPELGVELASALLKLYLKDYKVEKMIDILANRTVFDAIVAGADPRRIAEDWRDDLERFEPIRKKYLLYP
- a CDS encoding TrbI/VirB10 family protein, which produces MRLAALLLFSAALVFAQETASPAEQSDADPGTVVVPAGTKLPVVLKHGINTKTARSGDPIYCETNFPVVANNRILIPAGTYVQGSISNIKRPGRVKGRAEVLMHFDTLIFPNGYTVAIPGAVDNLPGADTQQLKDKEGTIQADSSKGKDAATIAGTGATGAVIGSVAAGGKGAGIGAAAGGLAGLAITMLTRGNEVRLDPGTTVEMVLQRPLVLEEERLAALPDPLVPAGRQNRPMERPKPTTPPRTK
- the amrS gene encoding AmmeMemoRadiSam system radical SAM enzyme, with the protein product MKSSREQGHEARWWETMPDGRLHCYLCPRHCHIGEGQTGFCFIRKNEAGRLLQLGYGRPAAIQVDPVEKKPLNHFFPGTRIFSMGTAGCNMGCFFCQNWDISKAKSDQVNAADLSPDAVVALAEQYDCPHLAFTYNEPTIWGEYVIDIAKVAHEHGLNTVMVTNGYITREAFFDVYEHIDAANVDLKAFTETFYSKITLTHLEPVLQTLKWLRQETNVWFEVTNLIIPTLNDDESEFQKLCDWMLNNVGDDVPVHFTAFHPDFKLRDKPATPPQTLHRARRIAMEMGLKYVYEGNIFSDGANTICPGCKKVIVRRSWHSVLTNQLKAGKCATCGTAIAGVFTQKQVEQRRTVNHLHPVA
- a CDS encoding response regulator, which translates into the protein MNGDHILVVDDEDAIREIVSSMLNAAGYHCTQASSGIEALSVLEAQGEFELMLSDLMMAELDGIGLLERSKERFPDMPVVMVTAVHDISVALAAIRNGAYDYLLKPFEREQLMATVRRALENRRLKLENRAYQSNLESLVTARTEQLRQAMGDLERSYDITLEALGDALDLKDAETEGHSKRVTAFTIAMARAMGLPQERIKVIARGAFLHDIGKMAIPDAILRKPGKLDAEEVLIMQEHAHRGYQMLKKIPFLTEAAEIVYSHQEKYDGTGYPRQLKGNEIPMGARIFSIADTLDAITSDRPYRAAQPFTAAREEIRKWGGRQFDPEVVKVFLSMPESIWDDLRKEINSQIIRFAYAQKATV
- a CDS encoding 4a-hydroxytetrahydrobiopterin dehydratase — encoded protein: MGTTLSDAEVRNALNSLPGWKQNGKQIERVFEFPDFVAAMKFVNRIADAAEAAQHHPDITINYNKVKLALISHDSGGVTQRDVKMAGTINQVAG